From Hermetia illucens chromosome 6, iHerIll2.2.curated.20191125, whole genome shotgun sequence, one genomic window encodes:
- the LOC119659022 gene encoding serine/arginine-rich splicing factor 3-like produces MSVVHITGLADEVERDHLQSICRPYGAIVQIRLGRGVPKEGFVEFKDPKSAANLVAELNGQEMCGYTIKTELCKPRTDTCGRQRSSRSGLNRDTIKLSNPFRGPRREFDDGRRSPNYRRVDASKDRISTKRDRSESRARVVDQRSTYQSRYRSKRDEDFRRRGLMRNDRSKTSRHHYNWRSTNHLHEDKERNMNKYGRFTRRDRSESPRRQYSSVVVQPTKRRRIDSTGSSYGTTLSQHSSVSKLGMTPDGGDWD; encoded by the coding sequence ATGAGCGTAGTGCATATAACTGGTTTAGCTGACGAAGTTGAAAGAGATCATCTTCAAAGTATTTGCCGTCCTTATGGCGCCATTGTACAAATAAGACTTGGTAGAGGTGTACCAAAAGAAGGgttcgttgaatttaaggacccAAAGTCGGCGGCTAACTTAGTAGCAGAACTGAACGGACAAGAAATGTGTGGCTATACTATTAAAACTGAATTGTGCAAACCAAGAACTGATACTTGCGGACGTCAAAGATCATCCAGAAGCGGTTTGAATAGAGATACAATCAAGCTTAGTAATCCGTTTAGAGGACCAAGACGAGAATTTGATGATGGAAGGAGATCTCCGAATTACAGGAGGGTGGATGCAAGCAAAGATCGCATTTCCACGAAACGTGATCGGTCTGAATCGAGGGCCCGTGTAGTTGACCAACGTAGCACTTACCAGAGCAGATATCGCTCTAAGAGGGATGAAGACTTTCGCCGAAGAGGCTTAATGCGAAACGATCGTTCTAAGACAAGTAGGCACCATTACAATTGGAGATCAACGAATCATTTGCATGAGGATAAGGAACGGAACATGAACAAGTATGGACGCTTCACCAGGCGGGATCGGTCTGAATCACCCCGTCGACAATATTCCTCGGTAGTTGTACAACCTACAAAACGGAGGCGAATCGATTCAACTGGATCAAGTTACGGTACCACGTTGAGTCAGCACTCTTCAGTCAGTAAGCTTGGTATGACACCAGATGGTGGAGACTGGGATTGA
- the LOC119659021 gene encoding serine/arginine-rich splicing factor 4-like, with the protein MTSVVHITGLVNEIERKDLENICRPYGAVVQIRLGRGVPKEAFVEFEEPNSAANIVRELNGQEMRGIKIELYVNYNNEGDSFRSRKYRKRETCSSKRNASESRAEDYGYRKSSSKYGNPLRGPRREFNNGRRSPNCRRVDASKAPRALKRDRSESRARVVDQHTSYRSRYPSKRDEDFRRRSLMRNDSSKSRRHDNWRSRNHLNEDEDRNINKYDRFTSRDRSESRPRKYRSVQPAKRRRIDSTGSSYSTASSQHSSVSSRGLTPDSGNWD; encoded by the coding sequence ATGACGAGCGTAGTGCATATAACCGGTCTAGTTAACGAAATCGAAAGGAAGGATCTTGAAAATATTTGTCGTCCATATGGTGCCGTTGTACAAATCAGGCTTGGTAGAGGAGTACCAAAAGAAGCGTTCGTTGAATTCGAGGAACCAAACTCGGCAGCTAACATAGTAAGAGAACTGAACGGACAAGAAATGCGTGGCATTAAAATTGAATTGTACGTAAATTATAATAACGAAGGCGATTCGTTCAGATCACGAAAATACAGAAAGAGGGAAACGTGTTCTTCGAAGCGGAATGCGTCGGAATCCAGGGCTGAAGATTATGGATATCGAAAGTCATCCAGTAAGTATGGTAACCCACTTAGAGGCCCACGACGAGAATTTAACAATGGAAGGAGGTCTCCGAATTGCAGGAGGGTGGATGCAAGTAAAGCTCCGAGAGCTTTGAAACGGGATCGGTCTGAATCGAGGGCCCGTGTAGTTGACCAGCATACCTCTTACCGAAGCAGATACCCCTCTAAGAGAGATGAAGACTTTCGCCGAAGAAGCTTAATGCGAAATGATAGTTCTAAAAGTAGGCGCCATGACAATTGGAGATCACGGAATCATTTGAACGAGGATGAGGACCGGAACATAAACAAGTATGACCGCTTCACCAGCCGGGATCGGTCTGAATCACGCCCTCGCAAATATCGCTCTGTACAACCAGCGAAACGAAGACGGATCGATTCAACTGGATCAAGTTACAGCACCGCGTCGAGTCAGCATTCTTCAGTGAGTAGTCGTGGGTTGACACCAGATAGTGGAAACTGGGATTGA